In Anopheles ziemanni chromosome X, idAnoZiCoDA_A2_x.2, whole genome shotgun sequence, the genomic window AAACGGGTTTTCCGAAAGGAGGAGCGCGTGGTCAGTGGTCCGGTCGGGTTCGGAATGGGTGGTTTTGTTCCATTCAACATGCAATCGggttttctctatttttttttttcgccctgGACATTCCTATTCCGGTCCGGCGGTTCGTGCCGTTTGCCATTTGTTTTGCGGCCCCTCAGCTCGTTTGCAAACCTTCGACGCGCTGCGACactatttgtgtgtgtttgtatgaatattattttattgttcaaaCAGGTTTATTCTTTTCTTGGCCACAAGAGTTGAAGCTACTAAAGTTTTACTACCGTGTAGACATACATTCACTAGCAAGCTGCCAACCTCTCGAGACCAAATCCAAATAACACTTcacaaacatcaacaaaagCAAACTTTCTTTCAACCAGCGGTTATCTACACAGTTCCAGTTACTTTAAAAAGCATACACGTTATCCAAATCAATTGAAATCCATCCACGCTTGACTAGGCAATGATCCTTAACAATTTTCCCTAAGCTTGGGGTCACAACTCCGACGAGGAAGCAAAGGGGAATCACCAAGGCATACTCCaagtaaagtttttatttaattacctATGTAACACAAGGATTTGCTCCGTTAGTGCCTCTTAAATCGACCGTACTTGTACAATTATTTCCCTAATTAATACCTGCGGCGCTCGGAAGCTCGTAACACTTGCGCAAAGTGAATGTGAAATCAGCTTTTCAAACAAGCCTCACAACAATATAAGATGTTAGTAGAAGGATAAAAATATCCTTGAGTTTACTATACCCTAAGTTTGGGTATATTTAATGAGATGCTTCGGAGAAATATTATTGTAAAACAATCCAAAAGCTGAGTTTACATTGTTAGTTTCACAGCTACTTGCAGTATCGTTCGATCCTATTTATATCTAACGAAAACACCACCAAAATGTAACAGCGATTGCAACATTGTCCGTCCTAGTGTGATAACGGTTTGATTTGAACACCTGTCACTACGCCATCTCACCTGTCACTAAGCCTTCTCACCTCTCACTACGCCATCTCACCTGTCACTAAGCCTACTCACCTGTCACCGCCACTCTGTCAAAGTGACTTCCTCTGAAACCATGTGCTTTTACTAACCTACAAAGCTACTAACTTCTCACGTaagttttacgttctttttaTGTCTATCACGTCATTTTTACTTGCCGGAAGGACGTTATTGCCCCCTACCGTGTCCTGTTCATCAAATATTAAGGTATGTTACAAAAATACCCCAAGAGACCTACATGATTGAGTACACCTAACCTTCCTACACCTAATCCTCGCTCGATCTTCCTTTTTTGGCATTCTTAGATGGTTCTGACCCGCTCTTTGCGCCTATAGCACCTTTGCACATCGCCGAACAGCGTGATCATGGCCAGCGCCAGCCCGACCAGCGTCGCGATGAACGCCCCACCGAGGCTCTCCGCATCGGGAAAGTCCGCATCGAGCCGCTCGTTTACCCGCCGGAAGCCGTCCGCCGCACTTGCCACCGGCTCGGCCGACTCGATGACGGTGAGAATGTTGATGTTCTGCTCCTTGATCAGATAGTCCCAGACGCGGTACTGCGCCGGATCGTTGCCGCTCGAGAGCGTCAGATTGCGCCACATCTGGTACAGCACGTCCTCGTCGTTCTTCATGTTGCGTAAGTATTCATGTGTGTCCGAGTTCTGCACGACCGTGTACTTGATGCGGTTCTGGCGCGACAGTTGCTCTAGGGACTTGACCGGTGTTTGCATGCGCTCCACCGTGAGGAACGCGGCCAGGTTTACGGTAAACGTCGCGAGCATGAGCACCACGAACAGCCAGTAGGCAGCGACCAGAGTTCGCCCGGAGAGTGCCTTCGGAGCTTCATCACCACGCAGAATCTCGTACTTGATCTCGGCCGAATCGTGAATGAAGGCAAAGAGACGCTCGTTTACTCGCCGGAAGCCGTCCGCCGCACTCGATGGCGGCGAGAATGTTGATGTACTGCTCCTTGATCAGATAGTTCCAGAACTGCACCTGATCGTTGCCGCTCGAGAGCGTCAGATTGCGCCATATCTGGTACAGCACGTCCTCGGCGTTCTTCATGTTGCGGAAGTATTCATGTGTGTCCGAGTTCTGCACGACCGTGTACTTGATGCGGTACTGGACCGGTGTTTGCATGCGCTCCACCGTGAGGAACGCGGCCAGGTTTGCGGTAAACGTCGCGAGCATGAGCACCACGAACAGCCAGTAGGCAGCGACCAGAGTTCGCCCGGGGAGTGCCTGCGGAGCTTCATCACCACGCAGAATCTCGTACTTGATCTCGGCCGAATCGTGGATGAAGGCGAAGTCCGCATTGAGACGCTCGTTTACTCGCCGGAAGCCGTCCGCCGCACTCGATGGCGGCGAGAATGATCAGAACTGCGCCTGATCGTTGCCGCTCGAGAACGTCAGATTGCGCCATATCTGGTACAGCACGTCCTCGTCGTTCTTCATGTTGCGTAAGTATTCATGTGTGTCCGAGTTCTGCACGACCGTGTACTTGATGCGGTTCTGGCGCGACAGTAGCTCAAGGGACTTGACCGGTGTTTGCATGCGCTCCACCGTGAGGAACGCGTCCAGGTTTACGGTAAACGTCGCGAGCATGAACACCACGAACAACCAGTAGGCAGCGACCAGAGTTCGCCCGGGGAGTGCCTTCGGAGCATCATCACCACGCAGAATCTCGTACTTGATCTCGGCCGAATCGTGGATGAAGGCAAAGAGACGCTCGTGTACCCGCCGGAAGCCGTCCGCCGCACTCGATGGCGGCGAGAATGTTGATGTACTGCTCCTTGATCAGATAGTCCCAGAACTGCGCCTGATCGTTGCCGCTCCAGAACGTCAGATTGCGCCTGGTACAGCACGTCCTCGGCGTTCTTCATGTTCCGGAAGTAGTCATGTCAAGGGACTGGACGAGGTCAACGCGAACCAGCAGCTTTCCTTCATCGTAAAGTTCCTGCGTGTGGGAAAGTCAGTGGAGTAATCGGAAATGAACACAGTGGAGAAGTTACATCTTAGGGAACCTGATCTCTTACCGACACTCGTACGGATAGGCGGCCTTGTTGATTCTTGCACTGTAGGGCGAGAACTTGTCCAGCAACCGATGCGAAAGCGAGCCCCACAACTACAGCCAGTGGTCCATACAAATAGACGTACTTGCTGATGTGTTGCCGGTGATCACAGGATATCAGTGTGGCCGATACCGATCGGTTTATGGCTAGCCGGAAAGTCCATGCAGATCAACAGCTGGAATCCTTTGCGATGGGCTATAAATGTGACCGCCCGGATCTGGATCACCTTCAAGCGGAGAGCGTCGTCAATGAGAAACAACGGCAGCAACACGTCCTTGGTGCCCGTCACAAACGCTCCGCTGCGTGGCAAGCGAAACCGCCAGGCTCTTGACGTCGTCCGTGTGACAAAGTTCGCTGGATCCAAATAGTTACTTCAATCATCCTCGCCTCCTTCCGATCAACCTTCACTTCCTGAGTGCATGATGACAGACCGGTTGTTCTGTGACCTCTCCAATCTTCGATttctagtgtgtgtgtgtagttcgAGGCTTAATGGAACAGAGCCCCGTTGATCCCGCGCCTCTTCTCGCCAAAGGGGGCCAAAGATTCTTTAGGAAACTAACTATTTTCCTTCGGAAATGTGTGCCAGCAAACTTCCGGATTAGCTTGTGGTGCTACGCGTGTGTTAGTTCAGTGTAGACGACGTAAGATGTTGTCGGGAAGGGATACCAATGTCCTTTCGATCGCCGTTGTCCTCCAAACAGCCAAGGGTGACTTGCGAGTGCGACGTCGGTGAGGTAAAACACATCAAACATCGGTACGGCGCGTGTGCAGACGTTTTACGTACGATTATTACCACGCGCGGTCAAAACCAATTTAGAATAATAAAGTTACTTGTCCTAGCTTTACTCTtcgcgaaagaaaagaaaacagcgaTGGGTCACAAATTTGACCGCCCGGATCTGGACCACCTACGAGCGGAGAGCGTCGTCAATAAGAAACAACGACAGCAACACGTCCTTGGTGCCCGTCACAAACGCTCCGCTGCGTGGCAAGCAAAACCGCCAGGCTCTTGACGTCGTCCGTGTGACAAAGTTCGCTGGATCCAAATAGTTACTTCAATCATCCTCGCCTCCTTCCGATCAACCACCACTTCCTGAGTGCATGATGACAGACCGGTTGTTCTGTGACCTCTCCAATCTTCGATttctagtgtgtgtgtgtagttcgAGGCTTAATGGAACAGAGCCCCGTTGATCCCGCGCCTCTTCTCGCCAAAGGGGGCCAAAGATTCCTTAGGAAACAAGCTATTTTCCTTCGGAAATGTGGGGCCGCAAACTTCCGGATTAGCTTGTGGTGCTACGCGTGTGTTAGTTCAGTGTAGACGACGTAAGATGTTGTCGGGAAGGGATACCAATGTCCTTTCGATCGCCGTTGTCCTCCAAACAGCCAAGGGTGACTTGCGAGTGCGACGTCGGTGAGGTAAAACACGTCAAACATCGGTACGGCGCGTGTGCAGACGTTTTACGTACGATTATTACCACACGCGGTCAAAACCAATTGTTTTAGAATAATAAAGTTACTTATCCTTACTGTACTCTtcgcgaaagaaaagaaaacagctaTCAGCTTCGTTTGCATGTCGTTTCCTGTGAGTAAAGTGTAGTTTAAGTGTGTTGCGAGTAAATTAACGGGTTCCAATTGAATTTAGACATGTTCTATTGCGAATTTTAGTACTGTAAGAACTGCATTTTGTACGTGCGGACAAGAACATGCAGTTTTACTagttgtttataaacaaatgttaTCAAAACCGATTATATAGGCCATAAGAAGACCAATTACAAGGTTTTAGAGGCTAAATGCAGTTGTTATTCcacatttttgtatgtttacACGCTCGTGATTGAtttgaagaataaataaagtcTTAAATAAGGTTATACTAAAGAATTTTAACCCTTTTTGTCGACTTTTTATTGCGTATTATCCGAAAATGTCTGGAAATGAGGTAAGTAAGCTTTTAATTGTCCGAAAAGCGTTATTTTGGTaagtaaaacaacttttaatcaCCTTAAAAAGAGTTATTTTTAAGTAAGTTAAATaacttttaattaaactaaaatattACCACAAATTTCAGGCTTTTTTTCCGACAAAATCCTGAAAAAATCAGATTTTTTGGTccaaaattgcattttttagCGCGAAAACCGTCTCTCCGGTTCAATTGACAACTGTCAGCTGACAGCTGTCACCTGTCAACCGCTTAGGATAACCGGTCAACCGTTTCGGCCGAACCGCCAACTGTCACCTGTTTCCCGCCAACCGGTTCGGCCGAACCGGTTTAAATTTTGTGCTACCTCCTACGAAACTGGTAATCCTTCGCTCCTGTTACTTTTCGGCCAAAAAGCCGGTTTTTGACGGTTTTTGGGGCCCAAACCCGACCGGGCCCGACAATTTTCGacctgaaaatttcaacttttgTAACAGGAGCGCAGGATTTTCAGGAGGTAGCAGGAGCaaaatttttatcgatttttcgacctagcCTGGTACTTTTGGGCCGGTTTTTGAggatgaaaatttcaacttttgTAACAGGAGCGCAGGATTTTCAGGAGGTAGCAGGAGCaaaatttttatcgatttttcgacctagcCTGGTACTTTTGGGCCGGTTTTTGAggatgaaaatttcaacttttttaacaGGAGCGCAGGATTTTCAGGAGGTAACAGGAGCaaaatttttatcgatttttcagcATAAACTGGTACTTTTGGGCCGATTTTTGGGGAtgcaaatttccatttttttaccaaaagTGATGGATTTAAAGTAGTTTAACTTACCTAACTCATTCTTTTCGGATAAATTGAAGCTTTTTATACTGTTTTCGGATAATTAAAAACTGTTAAACTTACctaaataaatctttttgcaTAAAATGCAATATTTTCGGATtactaaaagttgttttacttACCAAAATAACGCTTTTCGGATAATTTAAAGTTGGTTTACAGATATTTTCGGATAATACGCAATAATAAGTCGACAAAAAGGGTTAAAATTCTTTAGTATAACCTTATTTAAgactttatttattcttcaaaTCAATCACGAGCGTgtaaacatacaaaaatgtgTAAGAACTACTGCATTTAGCCTCTACAGTCTTGCGATTCGCCTTCTTATGGCCTATATAATCGGTTTTGATAACATTTGTTTATAGACAACTAGTAAAACTGCATGTTCTTGTCCGCACGTACAAAATGCAGTTCTTACAGTACTAAAATCCGCAATAGAACATGTCTAAATACAATTGGAACCCGTTAATTTACTCGCAACACACTTAAACTACACTTTACTCACAGGAAACGAAATGCAAACGAAGCTGAtagcaattttcttttctttcgcgaAGATTAAAGTTAGGACAAG contains:
- the LOC131290451 gene encoding ionotropic receptor 25a-like → MIELWGSLSHRLLDKFSPYSARINKAAYPYECRNFTMKESCWFALTSSTPQGGDEAPKALSGRTLVAAYWLFVVLMLATFTVNLAAFLTVERMQTPVKSLEQLSRQNRIKYTVVQNSDTHEYLRNMKNDEDVLYQMWRNLTLSSGNDPAQYRVWDYLIKEQNINILTVIESAEPVASAADGFRRVNERLDADFPDAESLGGAFIATLVGLALAMITLFGDVQRCYRRKERVRTI